In Bacillota bacterium, the genomic stretch CCGAAGGTGGTGACGATGACGCCGGGCACCCGCGCCGTCTCGATCATGGCGTCGATGTCCCGCTGGTCGGTGACGCAGACCGGGCAGCCGGGACCCGAGACCAGCTCCACCAGGTCGCTCAGCAGGCTCCGCACCCCGCTGCGCGAGAAGGAGACGGTGTGGGTGCCGCAGACCTCCATCAGCCGGAGCTTCCTCCCGAGGCGGGAATCGGCGCGCTCCAGCTCCTGCCGGACGCCGCCCACGACGGCGCGGGCGCGCTCCGGATCCCTAAACCCCTTCAGCGTCGTCCAGTCCATAGAGCTCCACCCATAGCTTCAGACTCTCCTCCGCTTCCTCGGGGTCGACGATCTCGATCGCCTCGCCCGCGTGGACCATGACGAAGTCGCCCACCTGCACCTCCGGCACCAGCGCCACGCCCACCTCGCGCTCGTTGCCGAAGTACTCCACCTTCGCCATCTGCCGCTGCCGGTCGATGGCGATCACCTTACCGGGTGCCGCCAGACACACCTTGGACCCACCTCCTGCGCGCGATCACGGCCTGGCCCAGCCCGAGCCCCCCGTCGTTGGGAGGAAGCTGGACCGGCGTCACCACCCCGATCCCCCGTCCGCGGAGCAGCTGCTCCGCCCGCTCCAGGAGAAGCGGGTTCTGCATGGTCCCTCCCGTCAGCACCACGCGGTCGACGCCGCGCGCCTCCGCCCACCGCCCGAGCGCCTCGGCCAGGGCGGCGGCGACGGTCTCGTGGAAGTCGGCGGCCAGCCGCTCCGCCGGAGCCCCCTCGAGGCGGCGCTGCACCAGCTCGCGGAGCGCCGGCCGGAGATCGAAGCGGAGCCGGCCGCCCTCGCCGTCCCCGTCACGCCCGTCGCCGGGCTCGAGGGCGAAGGGGTAGGACCGGGGCCGGTATCCGCCACGCACCGCCCGTTCCGCCGCCTCGCCCAGCTCGATGGCCGCCTGGCCCTCGTAGGTGTTGACCCGCGCCAGGCCGAGCAGGGCGGAGACGGCGTCGAAGAGGCGGCCGGCGCTGGAGGTGAGCGGGGCGTTGAGCCCGCTCCGCACCAGCGCCTGCAGCGCCTCCAACTGCGCCCCGGAAAGGTCGAGGAGGCGGCGGGCCAGCCTGTCTCCCCGGTCCGGCCCGAAGGCGTCCCAGAGGTGGCTGACCGCCATCCGCCAGGGCTCCCGGACCGCCGCCTCGCCGCCGGGCATCGGGACGTAGCGCAGGTGTCCGAGCCGCTCGAAGCCGGAGGCGTCGCCCCAGAGCACCTCCCAGCCCCAGATCCGCCCGTCGGTCCCGTAGCCGGTCCCGTCCATCACCGCGCCCAGCGCCGGTCCCTCCAGGCCCGCCTCGGCCAGGGCGGCGACGAGGTGGGCGTGGTGGTGCTGGACCGGGACCACGCCGGCCCCCTGCTCGCGGGCGAACTCCCGGCCGAGGCGGGAGATCCGGTAGCCCGGGTGGGCGTCGACGCCCACCACCTCGGGGCGGAGCGAGAGCAGGCGCTGGAAGCGGTCGAGCGCCAGGCGCCAGGCTTCCTCCGCCTCGAGGCTCTCCATCTCGCCGACATGGGGGCCGGCGTAGGCCTCGGCGCCGCGGAGGAGGCAGAAGGCGTTCTTCATCTCGCCGCCGGCGCCCAGCGCCGCCGGCCCCTCCGCCGCCGCCCCGCGGAGGGGCAGGGGGCGCGGCACGTAGCCGCGCGAGCGGCGCTGGATCTGCGTCCGGCCGGCGACGCGGCGGACGACCGAATCGTCGGCGCGGTTGACGATCGCCCGGTTGTGCAGCAGGAAGCGGTCGGCGAAGCCGGAGAGCCGCTCCAGCGCCCCCTCGTTCTCGAACTCCAGCGGCAGGCCGGAGAGGTTGCCGCTGGTCATCACCAGCACCTCCGGTCCCTCCGCCAGGAGGAGCAGGTGGAGCGGGGTGTAGGGGAGCATGACGCCCAGCGTCTCCAGTCCCGGCGCCAGCGAGGGCGCCAGATCGCGACGCGCTGCCTCCGTCTTCCTCCCCAGCACGATGGGCGCCTCGGGGCTGGTGAGGAGCGCCTCCCCGTCCGCGTCCAGCTCCACGTACCGTCGTGCCGTCGCCAGGTCGCGGGCCATCACCGCGAAAGGCTTGGCCGGCCGGTGCTTCCGCCGCCGCAGGCGCGCCACCGCCTCCTCGTTCCGCGCGTCACAGGCCAGGTGGAAGCCGCCCAGCCCCTTGAGCGCCACCACCTCGCCTCGGGCGATCGCCTCCCGGAAGCCATCGAGCCAGTCCTCCTCCAGCCGCCGGCCCTCGGGCGTCGCCAGCCAGACCTCCGGCCCGCAGGCCGGGCAGGCCACCGGCTGGGCGTCGAAGCGGCGGTCGGCGGGATCGTGGTACTCGCGGGCGCACTCCGGGCACATGGCGAACTCCGCCATGGCGGTCAGCGGCCGGTCGTAGGGGAGATCCCGGACGATGGTGTACCGCGGCCCGCAGTTGGTGCAGTTGGTGAACGGGTAGCGGTAGTGGCGGTCGCCGGGGTCGAAGATCTCCCGGCGGCAGTCGGCGCAGGTGGCCAGGTCGGGTGGCACGATCACCTGCCGGCCGGCCCCTCTCTGCGACTCGACGATGCGGAAGGAAGCCTCGCCCTCCACCGTCGCGACCCGCTCCCGCCGGAGCGAGCGGATCCGCGCCAGCGGGGGTGCCTCCTTCTGCAGGCCTGCCTCGAAGGCGGCCAGCGCCTCGGGCGGCCCCTGCAGCTCGACGACCACGCCGGCGTCGGCGTTGTAGACCCGCCCGCCCAGCCCCAGCCGCGTGGCCAGCCGGTAGACGAAGGGCCGGAAGCCCACGCCTTGGACGGTCCCGGCGACGGTCAGGCGCCAGCGCTCTTCCTGAGCTCCAGCCGCTCCCGCGCGTTCCGCACGAGCCAGTCCAGCCACGGGTCCACCCCCTCCCCGGAGCGCGCCGAGAGAGGAAAGACGGGTACCCCGGGGTGGACGGCCTGCAGGTCTTCTCGGACGCGTTCGACGCGGAAGTCCAGGTGGGGAGCCAGGTCCATCTTGTTGAGCACCACCACGTCGGCGGTGCGGAAGACCTCGGGGTACTTGGCCACCTTGTCGTCACCCTCGGGCGTGCTGAGCAGGACCACCCGGAGCTCCTCGCCCAGCAGGTACTCGGCGGGGCAGACCAGGTTGCCCACGTTCTCGATCAGGAGCAGTCCCCATCCCCGCTCGGGGCGCCCCAGATCGAGCTCGTCCAGCGCGCGCGAGACCATCCGCGCATCCAGGTGGCAGGCGCCGCGCGTCTCGATCTGGACCGCGCGACCGCCGGCGCCGGCCACGCGGTCGGCGTCCCGGGCCGTCTCCACGTCGCCCTCCACCACGGCCACGTCGCAGCGCGCACGGAGACGGGGCAGGACCGCCTCGATCAGGCTGGTCTTGCCCGAACCCGGGGAGCTGAGCAGGTTGACGGCCACCCAGCCTGCCTCCAGGAGGCGCCGGCGGTTCAGCTCGGCCTGGCGTTCGTTGGCGCCCAGCGCCTTGACGCCGATCTCCACCTTCATCGGCTCACCCTCATTCACCCTCGATCGAGGCCACCAGGAGCTCTTCGCCCGCGAGGAGCTCGCCGCCCAGCGCGCCGCACGCGGGGCAGACCAGGAGGAAGCCCTCCTCGGGATGGTACTCGAGCCCGCAGGCGGGGCAGACCGCCCGGGCGTCGCGCCACTCCACCTCCAGCCGGGCGCCCGGGGCGAAGGGCTCCCCGTCGCGGAGCGCCTCCCAGGCGAACTCCAGCGCGTCGGGCAGGACGGCGGTCCGCTCGCCCACCACCATGGCGACCCGCTCGACGCGGCGGATGCCGGCCTTGGCCGCCTCCTGGCGGACCACCTCCACGACGGATTCCATGATGCCGAACTCGTGCATCCCGGGCCCTCCCGCCGAGCGGACCGGCGTCCCTAGCGCTCGATCCAGCGGAGGCCGTCCGCCAGGATCTCGCTGACCACATCCAGCCAGGACAGCTGCCTCAATATAGCGGGGTCGAGCTCGTCCGGCCAGGTACCCTGGGAGGCAGGATCGGTGACAAAGAGTTCCACCTCTGCCGCGGACGGCCGCAGCCAGGCCACTTGGAGCGCCCGGACGGGGTCGAAGCCGGGATCGAGCCTCCGGAGGGCCTCCAGATCCCGCTCGGCCTCCACGTCGAAGAGCTCCGCCTCGCGCGCCGGGTCGATATTCTCCACCGGCCAGGGCAAGGGACCCCGGCGGCGGTTGCGAAGGCGGCAGCCGTTGTCCAGGGCTAGGCGCGACAGATGGAAGGCCACCTGATCGTCCCCGGCTCCGACCATGAAGCGCCGATAGCGCGGCCGCGGGGGATCGCCCCGGCGCTGCCGCCACCACCCCGACAGGAGGTGTTCCGCCTCGTCCGCCGTCTCTCGCTCCGTTCCCGCTGTCTCCACCCCGGCCTCCGCCTGGCTCTGCCAGAAGGCGGCCTCGAAACGGTCCAGCTCCTCGCGGAAGCGCGCATAATCCCGGAGAGGGTCGATGCCTGCCGCCACCAGCTCCTCTTCCTTC encodes the following:
- the hypF gene encoding carbamoyltransferase HypF, encoding MAGLARAERAGAAGAQEERWRLTVAGTVQGVGFRPFVYRLATRLGLGGRVYNADAGVVVELQGPPEALAAFEAGLQKEAPPLARIRSLRRERVATVEGEASFRIVESQRGAGRQVIVPPDLATCADCRREIFDPGDRHYRYPFTNCTNCGPRYTIVRDLPYDRPLTAMAEFAMCPECAREYHDPADRRFDAQPVACPACGPEVWLATPEGRRLEEDWLDGFREAIARGEVVALKGLGGFHLACDARNEEAVARLRRRKHRPAKPFAVMARDLATARRYVELDADGEALLTSPEAPIVLGRKTEAARRDLAPSLAPGLETLGVMLPYTPLHLLLLAEGPEVLVMTSGNLSGLPLEFENEGALERLSGFADRFLLHNRAIVNRADDSVVRRVAGRTQIQRRSRGYVPRPLPLRGAAAEGPAALGAGGEMKNAFCLLRGAEAYAGPHVGEMESLEAEEAWRLALDRFQRLLSLRPEVVGVDAHPGYRISRLGREFAREQGAGVVPVQHHHAHLVAALAEAGLEGPALGAVMDGTGYGTDGRIWGWEVLWGDASGFERLGHLRYVPMPGGEAAVREPWRMAVSHLWDAFGPDRGDRLARRLLDLSGAQLEALQALVRSGLNAPLTSSAGRLFDAVSALLGLARVNTYEGQAAIELGEAAERAVRGGYRPRSYPFALEPGDGRDGDGEGGRLRFDLRPALRELVQRRLEGAPAERLAADFHETVAAALAEALGRWAEARGVDRVVLTGGTMQNPLLLERAEQLLRGRGIGVVTPVQLPPNDGGLGLGQAVIARRRWVQGVSGGTR
- the hypB gene encoding hydrogenase nickel incorporation protein HypB, which gives rise to MKVEIGVKALGANERQAELNRRRLLEAGWVAVNLLSSPGSGKTSLIEAVLPRLRARCDVAVVEGDVETARDADRVAGAGGRAVQIETRGACHLDARMVSRALDELDLGRPERGWGLLLIENVGNLVCPAEYLLGEELRVVLLSTPEGDDKVAKYPEVFRTADVVVLNKMDLAPHLDFRVERVREDLQAVHPGVPVFPLSARSGEGVDPWLDWLVRNARERLELRKSAGA
- a CDS encoding HypC/HybG/HupF family hydrogenase formation chaperone, which translates into the protein MCLAAPGKVIAIDRQRQMAKVEYFGNEREVGVALVPEVQVGDFVMVHAGEAIEIVDPEEAEESLKLWVELYGLDDAEGV
- a CDS encoding hydrogenase maturation nickel metallochaperone HypA — translated: MHEFGIMESVVEVVRQEAAKAGIRRVERVAMVVGERTAVLPDALEFAWEALRDGEPFAPGARLEVEWRDARAVCPACGLEYHPEEGFLLVCPACGALGGELLAGEELLVASIEGE